DNA sequence from the Treponema sp. OMZ 838 genome:
CGAACGGCGTATTGATTTTCTCCGATTCTGCGGTTATTCCTAATCCTACCGCCGAACAGTTAGCGGATATCGCAACTGCGGCAGCAGAAAGTTATCGTGCCTTTGTTGGCCATGAACCTGTCGTTGCACTCCTTTCATACTCGACAAAAGGTTCCGGTGGCGATAAAGATGAAAGCCTCATCAAAGTACGCGAAGCCGTTAAGTTGCTGGATGAGCGGAAAGTAAATTTCTGCTATGACGGTGAGCTGCAGCTTGATGCCGCGCTCATACCGGAAGTAACCGATAGAAAAGCGCCCGGCAGTCCTATCCGCGATAAGGTAAACACGTTGATATTCCCCGATCTTAATTCGGGAAATATCGGGTATAAGTTGGTGCAGCGCTTTGCAAAAGCAGATGCTTACGGTCCCTTTATGCAGGGCTTTGCAAAACCGTTATCGGACTTGTCCCGCGGCTGTTCAACCGAAGATATTGTCGTAACGGCAGTTGTAACACTCGTACAGGCAGGTAAAAAATAAACGTGAGCCGTTTATTCGTGCGGAGAACTCACTACCCCGACACGCTGTGCGCCGGGGTAGGTTGATTTCAGCAGAAGGACACCAGACGGCCACATCAATACCGCAGCGTAATGTTTGATGCGTTCATGCTGTTGTATAGATTAAAATTCGTTATCAAAAATAGGCGATTCGAATAAACGGTCTAATTCCCGTTCAGAATACCGTTTGGAATTTAAAAAATTTTCTTTTACCAGTTCTCGTGTTTCTTTATCTAAAACCAGCTTCTTTTCATCCCGTAAATAAACGACCAAATCTTCAAATACCGATAAAGGAAGCCACGGGAAGGCAATATCAAAAATATTATACCATGCATAGTATTGCTTCATATTTTCATCGGTCAACAACACCCCCTGATCTTTTAACCGATCGCGGGTTACGGGGTGAATAGTAAACACCTTTTCATTTAATAGATTACAATAATCCTCGGCAGAGAAAAAGGCGCCTGTTTTTCTAATCAGTTCGGTTTTTTCAACAGATGGAACATCAGCTAAGATAGAAGCTGTTACAAAATTAAGCCCTTCCTGGCTGATTTTGCTTAGTTCCTTACCTTCGCTTTCTGCCAAAGTAAGGCTTTCCTTTAACAGTCCTTTTTCCAAAAGCGGCTTTAAAATATCTATGGCTTCCATAATTTTTAGTATAACCGAAAGAGCAATAAAAAACCAGCCTATCTTCTTTTTGTGCACAAATTTTTTTTACATTTTATGCTTTTAGAAAAGACCGGCAGCCGCACCGCAGCCGCCGTAAAGGGCGGTTGTTCTACGCGGAGCAATACAAAAATGAGTCCGGTTCAGTCTCCCTGATACTCACCGGAGGGCATCGGCTTTTAAAAGCCAGCGGTAAAACTCCATGCCGCTAACCGGTTTGTCGGGTTCAAAGTTTTTACCGTCTGTAAGCGGTACAACGTCTTCTTCTACCGTACCGACAATAGCATCAAAGTAAACACCGTCCATCATCACATCGGGAATCGGCAGCCGCCGTTTGCTGGTATAATAGCGTGTGTATTTCTTTAAACGGACTTCATCATTACCTACAATTAAGTGCCATAAAAACAGTGCCGCATCCTTTTTTGATGCAAAGTCTTTGAGGACATCCCGCTCCGGATGATACCACCCGTTTTTTTGCAGATAATCGGCAAGCATCGGCGGTTTCCACTCTGCAGTACCGGTTATAAAATCGAGTGCGTTTGTAGAATCTTGTGTCAGTATCGCCATTTCTACCAATGAAAGAGGGGATGCTTGTAATATTTTTTCGGAAGATTTCCGGATAGAAGCGCCGTCTAGTGTGTAAAGTTGTAAACTCTGCTCGCGCTGTTCACCGTAGAGCTGCTGATATTCTTCAGGCAAAAATGAAAGTGAAGCGTCAAAAGCTGCGAGCGCCTTCCGGTAGTCTTTTACGGCAAAATAGAGCCCACCGAGTTCCGCTTTCAGCCGATAATAGGCTGGATTTTGTACAAGCCGCTCTTCCAAATAGGCTCTCCGCTTTTCCTGATCGGAAATAAGCCGCGCCGAAACCAATTGGACGTATTCATCATATTCATTTTGCTGCTTGGCCGCAGCTAACCGCTTCCGTGCTTCATTCGGTTGTTGCTGCAATAGGTATACGTCTGCAGAAAGTGCATACAGCCGTGCCAAATACGAAGAATCGGTAGACGGCTCCCGCAAAAAAGCATCGATATCCGTCTGTATCCGCTTGAGCTGTTCCGAGTTGTACCGTATCCGCTGCGAAACGATAGCCGATTCAAGCGTTGCAAGTGTTTTTTCACGAGCAGCTCCCACACCG
Encoded proteins:
- the pta gene encoding phosphate acetyltransferase, whose translation is MRFVQIMKDKAKEYHNRLVLPEATEARTLRAARALVDMQIPAELFLVGKKAEVEGACKKLGVLTDGFTIIDPEHSEWTEDFAVALYEKRKAKGMTPEEAKKEMHDPLRFGAMMLAQDKADAMVAGAENTTANVLRAGLTIVGVKKGVKTASSCFIVDTKSTEWGTNGVLIFSDSAVIPNPTAEQLADIATAAAESYRAFVGHEPVVALLSYSTKGSGGDKDESLIKVREAVKLLDERKVNFCYDGELQLDAALIPEVTDRKAPGSPIRDKVNTLIFPDLNSGNIGYKLVQRFAKADAYGPFMQGFAKPLSDLSRGCSTEDIVVTAVVTLVQAGKK